In one Erythrobacteraceae bacterium WH01K genomic region, the following are encoded:
- a CDS encoding response regulator has translation MPTGEDRTNLVSGAMPWGWLTLGGALVASVLAVWFASGLALLTVAYAGALATLIILGITLYRLRPAPVAQALAPPDWSVTVKAIDRPDIAVAITDKANRLVCASSLYVTQFGENLAPPNLQIDPQSQESLLVAAREAWRDGEARIERLDSRDGKRHWTASARRAGRGDDYLVWEFAPRGQDDVATDFARLMSGSLGAVLSRAGVEGALVGPDGIIHAAGPGFAKRASGDPAATLAGQEFVQYLRTDERDNIFFEREGRRGTPHRLVHVPLNPVDEETGANASDAPSLMLLLEHGVGIGDSENVESAAPQLEALLGALPLGLAMADRDGRLLFANSAFLRAADREERGLPQYPSDLVVPEDKSALADAVRRFARGSATSADMAIRLRHAPDDPVSMGLAGVRGLGDPAVLLSLADTSEETRLKRQVAQATKMQAVGQLAGGVAHDFNNVLTAIIGYCDLMLLRHSPGDSDYDDIQQIRANSNRAASLTRQLLAFSRQQTLKPEVLQLPDVVSEVSQLLKRLVGEKIELVVRHDRDLGPVRADPGQLEQVIVNLAVNARDAIQSRGDGSGKVSMATRRITAKDVRAMDSDILPVGDYTALVVQDTGGGIPEDVLGKIFEPFFTTKEQGKGTGLGLSTVYGIVKQSGGFIFADNMEAGLGGKPGARFTLYLPVHRGAVEPVSRPPETPAAGWATGGRVLLVEDEDMVRAVAERALARAGFDVTPCSDGEEGLAAFANNDPFDLVISDVVMPGMDGPTMAKGIRRVSPDLPILFMSGYAEEQLRKDIDVPDMHFISKPFSVQQISQKAGEIIGARQTHREPAS, from the coding sequence ATGCCCACGGGGGAAGACAGGACAAATCTGGTATCGGGCGCCATGCCGTGGGGCTGGCTGACCCTGGGCGGTGCACTTGTCGCCAGCGTCCTCGCTGTCTGGTTCGCCAGCGGGCTGGCCTTGCTGACCGTCGCCTATGCTGGCGCGCTCGCGACACTCATCATCCTGGGCATAACGCTTTACAGGCTCCGTCCCGCTCCGGTGGCTCAGGCGCTCGCGCCGCCGGACTGGTCGGTAACGGTGAAGGCAATCGACCGTCCCGACATTGCGGTCGCCATTACGGACAAGGCCAACCGCCTCGTATGTGCCAGTTCTCTCTACGTTACCCAGTTCGGGGAGAACCTGGCGCCGCCCAATCTCCAGATTGATCCGCAGTCACAGGAATCCCTGCTGGTTGCCGCGCGCGAGGCCTGGCGTGATGGCGAAGCGCGGATCGAGCGGCTCGACAGCCGCGATGGCAAGCGGCACTGGACCGCATCTGCGCGGCGTGCCGGTCGGGGCGACGACTACCTCGTCTGGGAGTTCGCCCCGAGAGGGCAGGACGATGTTGCGACCGATTTCGCGCGGCTGATGTCAGGATCGCTCGGCGCGGTCCTGTCGCGCGCCGGTGTCGAGGGCGCGCTTGTCGGACCCGACGGTATCATCCACGCCGCGGGCCCCGGGTTTGCGAAGCGGGCTTCGGGCGATCCGGCCGCCACGCTCGCCGGACAGGAATTCGTGCAATATCTGCGCACCGACGAGCGCGACAACATATTCTTCGAGCGGGAAGGGCGCCGGGGCACGCCGCACCGGCTGGTCCATGTACCCTTGAACCCGGTGGACGAGGAAACCGGCGCCAATGCCAGCGATGCCCCGTCGCTCATGCTGCTGCTGGAGCATGGGGTCGGCATCGGTGACAGCGAGAATGTGGAAAGCGCCGCGCCCCAGCTCGAAGCGCTGCTGGGCGCGCTCCCGCTCGGCCTGGCGATGGCCGACCGCGACGGGCGCCTGCTGTTCGCCAACTCCGCATTCCTGCGCGCGGCCGACCGGGAAGAGCGAGGCCTGCCGCAATATCCCTCCGACCTGGTCGTACCGGAAGACAAGAGCGCGCTGGCCGACGCAGTTCGCCGTTTCGCGCGCGGGTCCGCCACCAGCGCCGATATGGCGATACGTCTTCGCCACGCACCGGACGATCCGGTGTCGATGGGTCTTGCCGGCGTTCGCGGCCTCGGCGACCCGGCCGTTCTGCTCAGCCTCGCCGATACCAGCGAGGAAACCAGGCTGAAGCGCCAGGTCGCCCAGGCAACGAAGATGCAGGCCGTCGGGCAACTGGCAGGCGGTGTCGCCCACGATTTCAACAACGTGCTGACAGCCATCATCGGATATTGCGATCTGATGCTGCTGCGCCATTCTCCCGGCGATAGCGATTATGACGATATCCAGCAGATCCGCGCCAATTCGAACCGTGCTGCCAGCCTGACGCGGCAATTGCTCGCCTTCAGTCGCCAGCAGACCCTGAAGCCCGAGGTCCTCCAGTTGCCCGACGTGGTGAGCGAGGTCAGCCAGTTGCTGAAGCGACTGGTGGGAGAGAAGATCGAACTCGTCGTGCGCCATGACCGCGACCTGGGTCCGGTCCGCGCCGATCCCGGGCAATTGGAGCAGGTGATCGTCAATCTCGCGGTCAATGCCCGCGATGCCATCCAGTCGCGAGGAGACGGTTCGGGCAAGGTATCGATGGCCACGCGCCGGATTACGGCAAAGGATGTCCGGGCAATGGATTCCGACATCCTGCCGGTCGGTGACTATACCGCCCTGGTCGTGCAGGACACGGGCGGCGGCATTCCCGAGGATGTCCTCGGCAAGATTTTCGAGCCGTTCTTCACGACGAAGGAGCAGGGGAAGGGCACCGGCCTCGGCCTGTCGACTGTTTACGGGATCGTCAAACAATCGGGCGGGTTTATCTTCGCCGATAACATGGAAGCAGGGCTTGGCGGGAAGCCGGGGGCGCGCTTCACGCTTTACCTTCCTGTCCATCGCGGCGCCGTCGAGCCAGTGTCCAGGCCGCCTGAAACGCCTGCTGCCGGCTGGGCTACCGGCGGGCGCGTGCTGCTGGTCGAGGACGAGGACATGGTGCGCGCAGTGGCAGAGCGCGCGCTGGCGCGTGCCGGGTTCGATGTCACCCCGTGCAGCGATGGCGAGGAGGGGCTTGCCGCCTTTGCCAACAACGATCCCTTCGACCTCGTCATTTCCGATGTCGTGATGCCGGGTATGGACGGCCCGACCATGGCGAAGGGCATCCGGCGGGTGTCGCCCGACCTGCCGATCCTCTTCATGTCGGGTTACGCAGAGGAACAGCTACGCAAGGATATCGATGTGCCGGACATGCATTTCATATCCAAACCCTTCAGCGTGCAGCAGATTTCGCAGAAAGCCGGCGAAATCATCGGCGCTCGGCAGACGCACCGGGAGCCTGCTTCGTGA
- a CDS encoding DUF2062 domain-containing protein — MSIRSKTFLADWLRDHMPSREEMAQNKYLAPIAHRFLSPELWRFTRRSVPRGVALGLFCGFIIPLGQIFLAAFMALPARANVPLATLVTFITNPFTFPFWVVIANRVGRLILDIDREVGSSMIQEQVNSESWRTFSGFFEAAGLTVFGFFVLAVVSAAVGYLVSGWFWRWRVGKKRSRKLRRMEQRLNQRLQADK; from the coding sequence ATGAGCATTCGCAGCAAGACATTCCTCGCCGACTGGCTGCGCGACCATATGCCGTCGCGCGAAGAGATGGCGCAGAACAAGTATCTTGCCCCTATCGCGCACCGTTTCCTCAGCCCGGAATTGTGGCGGTTTACCCGCCGTTCTGTCCCGCGCGGCGTGGCGCTCGGGCTTTTCTGCGGGTTCATCATTCCTCTCGGGCAGATATTCCTTGCCGCCTTCATGGCCCTGCCTGCGCGCGCGAACGTGCCGCTGGCGACGCTGGTGACGTTCATCACCAATCCCTTCACCTTCCCGTTCTGGGTGGTCATTGCGAACCGTGTCGGCAGACTGATCCTCGACATCGACCGGGAAGTCGGCTCGTCCATGATCCAGGAGCAGGTCAATTCCGAAAGCTGGCGGACCTTCAGCGGGTTCTTCGAAGCTGCCGGGCTGACCGTTTTCGGTTTCTTCGTGCTTGCCGTCGTATCGGCAGCAGTGGGATATCTGGTATCCGGCTGGTTCTGGCGCTGGCGGGTGGGAAAGAAGCGCTCGCGCAAGCTTCGCCGTATGGAGCAGCGTTTGAACCAGCGGCTGCAGGCGGACAAGTGA
- the smpB gene encoding SsrA-binding protein SmpB produces the protein MARPKPETFDKQKTVAENRRAKFDYAIEDKFEAGIALQGTEVKALRAGEATIAESYAEIRDGQAWLINANIPEFSHGNRNNHEAKRPRKLLLHGREIQRLLGAVERKGMTLVPMSIYFNKTGRAKVELALAKGRQAKDKREYIKDRDWKRDKARIMRDQG, from the coding sequence ATGGCAAGACCCAAACCCGAGACTTTCGACAAGCAGAAAACCGTCGCGGAAAACCGGCGGGCGAAATTCGATTACGCCATCGAAGACAAGTTCGAGGCAGGCATCGCGCTGCAGGGAACGGAAGTGAAGGCGCTGAGGGCAGGCGAGGCGACGATCGCCGAAAGCTATGCCGAAATTCGCGACGGGCAGGCCTGGCTCATCAATGCCAACATTCCCGAATTCAGCCACGGGAACCGCAACAATCACGAGGCGAAGCGCCCGCGCAAGCTCCTGCTTCATGGCCGCGAGATTCAGCGGCTGCTGGGCGCGGTGGAGCGCAAGGGCATGACGCTGGTCCCGATGTCGATCTATTTCAACAAGACCGGCCGTGCGAAGGTGGAGCTGGCTTTGGCCAAGGGGCGGCAGGCGAAGGACAAGCGCGAGTATATCAAGGATCGCGACTGGAAACGGGACAAGGCGCGGATCATGCGCGACCAGGGCTGA
- a CDS encoding prolyl oligopeptidase family serine peptidase codes for MQTDLSDGLKALADAGIGDPDRACIVGASYGGYAALAGVTLQQGIYRCAVSVNGVSDLNDMFGSTLTGLEDVFSRNAERMLGSDPDLKALSPRHRAAKTDAPVLLVHGRDDTVVRFRQSVLMQDALKDAGKDVTLVALDGEDHWLSAEETRKAMLTATVAFVERHNPAE; via the coding sequence ATGCAGACCGACCTGTCCGACGGCCTGAAAGCCTTGGCCGATGCCGGGATTGGCGATCCGGACCGCGCCTGCATCGTCGGGGCAAGCTATGGCGGTTATGCAGCGCTGGCGGGCGTCACTTTGCAGCAGGGAATCTATCGCTGCGCCGTATCGGTGAACGGGGTCAGCGATCTCAATGATATGTTCGGTTCGACACTCACGGGGCTGGAAGATGTCTTCAGCCGGAATGCCGAAAGAATGCTCGGCTCCGATCCCGACCTGAAGGCCCTATCACCGCGCCACCGTGCCGCGAAGACCGATGCCCCCGTCCTGCTTGTCCATGGACGTGACGACACGGTAGTCCGATTTCGCCAGAGCGTGCTGATGCAGGATGCGCTGAAAGACGCTGGCAAGGATGTGACGCTCGTCGCGCTGGACGGTGAAGATCACTGGCTCTCGGCCGAAGAGACCCGGAAAGCAATGCTTACCGCGACCGTCGCCTTCGTCGAGCGTCACAATCCTGCCGAGTGA
- the dapA gene encoding 4-hydroxy-tetrahydrodipicolinate synthase, translating into MFSGSIPALVTPFRDGSFDEAAFRRLVDWQIDNGSNALVPCGTTGEASTISNAEHHHVVEVCVEQAAGRVPVIAGCGSNDTRNALLHMQFSKKAGASAGLCVAPYYNRPSQPGLIAHFSHLAENSDLPIVLYNVPSRTVTDIEDETVVELVRKFPDRIVAIKDASGDLSRVADHRMGLDADFCQLSGNDELWLPHSAAGGAGCISVTANVAPALCSQFHEAIAANDLVKARELNDRLFPLHYAMFSDASPAPVKYALSRVHDWVQPDVRLPLCSASEASRKAVDEALVHAGIL; encoded by the coding sequence ATGTTCTCCGGCTCGATACCCGCCCTTGTGACTCCTTTTCGCGACGGATCGTTCGATGAAGCTGCCTTTCGCCGTCTTGTCGACTGGCAGATCGACAATGGATCGAATGCGTTGGTACCCTGCGGAACCACCGGGGAAGCATCGACGATCTCCAATGCAGAACATCACCACGTAGTCGAAGTCTGCGTGGAGCAGGCGGCGGGGCGCGTGCCGGTCATCGCGGGCTGCGGATCGAACGATACGCGCAATGCCCTGCTCCATATGCAATTCAGCAAGAAGGCGGGGGCGTCCGCCGGTCTTTGCGTTGCCCCCTATTACAACCGCCCCAGCCAGCCAGGCCTGATCGCGCATTTCAGCCATCTGGCCGAAAACAGCGACTTGCCGATCGTCCTTTACAACGTGCCGAGCCGCACGGTCACCGACATAGAAGACGAGACGGTCGTCGAACTGGTCCGCAAGTTCCCGGACCGCATCGTCGCGATCAAGGATGCCAGCGGCGACCTGTCGCGCGTGGCCGACCACCGCATGGGGCTGGACGCAGATTTCTGCCAGCTTTCGGGAAATGACGAATTGTGGCTGCCCCACTCCGCTGCGGGCGGGGCTGGCTGCATTTCTGTGACCGCGAATGTTGCGCCGGCACTGTGCTCCCAGTTCCACGAGGCCATCGCGGCGAACGACCTGGTAAAGGCGCGCGAACTCAACGACCGCCTTTTCCCGCTGCATTACGCGATGTTCTCCGATGCCAGCCCGGCGCCTGTGAAATACGCACTCAGCCGGGTGCATGACTGGGTCCAGCCCGATGTCCGTCTGCCACTGTGCAGCGCCAGCGAGGCGTCGCGCAAGGCCGTCGACGAGGCGCTTGTGCACGCAGGAATCCTGTGA
- a CDS encoding lytic transglycosylase domain-containing protein, giving the protein MSSMTRIPLYAATLAATTALFAPAQAAAQNAAGWDSARASLVAQQPVRMADAVNRWEYLIGQRDLSFDQYAGFLLTYPDFPQAETLQERAENALDNATPTPQQLVAFFDALPPVTNSARARYALALATLNRPEAFDVARAAWRGGNMSGPAEAYMMGIFAGRFTPDDHDARMNALLWQRDGEAGARQIAYVTPMRRDGFAARLATLQGQSPMAAGYGAPGNLRADPGYVYNMSRYHRIDGRTSSAVDVLVNRPNFNSVPHDSETMISEMLRVAREASASDTVRIAQKVDDVFAADTDVSKESYRTRDDYTSLMWAGGTNALWRMGDGRTAAPLFYRYGAAAQTPQTRSKGFYWAGLASQRAGDMAEATRYYEMAARYPERFYGQLALAQLGRGVPSLAAQPTAQPTAEQRDAFNRSALANAVREVARGAPWRTGIRFYQEVAQSADTPEEHVLVSELARETGRRDLAVNVTEAAGADGLPDFVAQGFPTLQTPPGSNWTFVHAIARQESQFAQNAISHAGARGLMQLMPGTAREQAGMLGMSYRQDDLISSPSYNVQLGNAYFARMMSYYDGSYPLAIAAYNAGPGNVNKWLRANGDPRNGSVDWLTWIERIPIFETKNYVQRVIENAAVYEHLYPDRAEFGRARMANEFLR; this is encoded by the coding sequence ATGTCCAGCATGACACGCATTCCCCTCTACGCTGCAACTCTGGCAGCGACCACCGCCCTTTTTGCTCCCGCCCAGGCCGCCGCGCAGAACGCGGCAGGATGGGACAGCGCGCGCGCCAGCCTCGTCGCGCAGCAGCCCGTCCGGATGGCCGATGCGGTGAACAGGTGGGAATACCTGATCGGGCAGCGTGACCTGTCGTTCGACCAGTATGCAGGCTTCCTGCTCACCTATCCCGATTTTCCGCAGGCCGAAACGCTGCAGGAACGGGCGGAAAATGCGCTTGATAACGCCACGCCCACGCCGCAGCAGCTGGTAGCATTCTTCGACGCCCTGCCTCCGGTCACCAATTCCGCGAGGGCGCGCTATGCCCTGGCCCTCGCCACGCTCAACCGGCCCGAGGCTTTCGATGTCGCGCGCGCAGCATGGCGCGGCGGCAATATGAGCGGTCCGGCAGAGGCGTACATGATGGGCATTTTCGCCGGTCGCTTTACGCCGGACGATCACGATGCCCGGATGAACGCCCTGCTCTGGCAGCGTGACGGAGAGGCTGGGGCGCGCCAGATCGCCTATGTCACACCGATGCGCCGAGACGGCTTCGCCGCCCGCCTTGCCACCCTGCAGGGCCAGTCGCCCATGGCGGCGGGTTATGGTGCGCCGGGCAATCTGCGTGCCGATCCCGGTTATGTCTACAACATGTCGCGCTATCACCGGATCGACGGCCGGACCAGCAGCGCCGTCGACGTGCTGGTGAACCGTCCGAACTTCAACAGCGTGCCGCACGATTCCGAAACGATGATCAGCGAGATGCTGCGCGTTGCGCGGGAAGCAAGCGCCAGCGACACCGTGCGCATCGCACAGAAAGTCGACGATGTTTTCGCCGCCGACACGGATGTCAGCAAGGAAAGCTATCGCACGCGCGACGATTACACGTCGCTGATGTGGGCCGGCGGCACCAATGCGCTCTGGCGGATGGGTGACGGCCGTACAGCGGCGCCCTTGTTCTATCGCTATGGTGCGGCAGCCCAGACCCCCCAGACACGGTCGAAGGGCTTCTACTGGGCCGGTCTTGCCAGCCAGCGGGCCGGCGACATGGCCGAAGCGACGCGCTATTACGAGATGGCTGCCCGTTATCCTGAGCGGTTCTATGGGCAACTCGCCCTTGCGCAGCTCGGCCGCGGCGTTCCTTCCCTTGCTGCCCAGCCGACCGCCCAGCCCACGGCGGAACAGCGCGACGCCTTCAATCGCTCTGCCCTGGCCAACGCTGTGCGCGAAGTTGCGCGCGGTGCACCGTGGCGCACCGGCATCCGGTTCTACCAGGAAGTCGCACAAAGTGCGGATACGCCCGAAGAACACGTGCTGGTGAGCGAGCTTGCACGCGAAACCGGTCGCCGCGATCTGGCCGTCAACGTGACGGAAGCTGCGGGCGCCGATGGCCTTCCCGATTTCGTGGCCCAGGGTTTCCCGACGCTCCAGACGCCGCCGGGTTCGAACTGGACGTTCGTCCACGCCATTGCACGGCAGGAAAGCCAGTTCGCCCAGAACGCGATCAGCCATGCCGGCGCGCGCGGCCTGATGCAGCTGATGCCGGGCACGGCGCGGGAGCAGGCCGGGATGCTGGGCATGAGCTACCGCCAGGACGATCTGATCAGCTCACCCAGCTACAACGTCCAGCTCGGGAACGCGTATTTCGCCCGCATGATGAGCTATTATGACGGCAGCTACCCGCTTGCGATCGCGGCTTACAATGCCGGGCCGGGCAATGTGAACAAGTGGCTGCGCGCCAATGGCGATCCGCGCAATGGCAGCGTGGACTGGCTAACCTGGATCGAACGCATCCCGATCTTCGAGACGAAGAACTACGTCCAGCGTGTGATCGAGAATGCCGCGGTGTACGAACATCTCTATCCCGATCGCGCCGAGTTCGGGCGTGCTCGTATGGCAAACGAGTTCCTGCGCTAG
- a CDS encoding GreA/GreB family elongation factor — translation MAMGDQRTNPITPDGYAALKARYDHLIGKERPEIVEIVSWAAGNGDRSENGDYLYGRKRMREIDRELAHLSRRMKWSRIIDPATQEHRDRVLFGATVELADEDDERRTLTLVGDDEQLPSEGKIGWTSPMARALRGASVGDVRTLRLPAGVEELEVMAISYPHFAERMGA, via the coding sequence ATGGCCATGGGGGACCAGCGGACCAATCCCATCACGCCAGATGGTTATGCCGCCTTGAAGGCGCGGTATGACCATCTGATCGGGAAGGAGCGACCGGAGATCGTCGAGATTGTCAGCTGGGCCGCTGGAAACGGCGATCGCAGCGAGAATGGCGATTACCTGTACGGTCGTAAGCGAATGCGCGAGATCGACCGCGAACTCGCGCATCTTTCGCGCCGCATGAAATGGTCGCGCATTATCGATCCCGCCACGCAGGAACACCGCGATCGGGTGCTCTTCGGCGCCACCGTCGAATTGGCGGACGAGGACGATGAACGGCGGACCCTGACGCTGGTTGGCGATGACGAACAGCTTCCCTCGGAAGGCAAGATCGGCTGGACAAGCCCCATGGCCCGGGCCCTGCGAGGGGCAAGTGTCGGCGATGTAAGGACCCTGCGCCTGCCCGCCGGGGTGGAGGAACTCGAAGTCATGGCGATTTCCTATCCCCACTTTGCAGAAAGGATGGGCGCGTGA
- a CDS encoding outer membrane beta-barrel protein, whose translation MKKVATLLLAGSTIAIAVPAAAQDNSAFTGPRVEAVVGYDNLRAGSDIDNDLQGNMDDQDADGVTYGAAVGYDVAVGGVVLGAEAELTESSAGVDINPGGDPNLFGLGNVNAGRDIYVGARVGALVGDRALVYAKAGYTNARFDIQGARGNEIDSRSLDTDGYRLGAGAEYALTENTFVKLEYRYSNYSEGEIDFEREDVADTDRFDVDTDRHQIMAGVGFRF comes from the coding sequence ATGAAAAAGGTCGCAACCCTGCTGCTGGCAGGTTCCACCATCGCCATCGCTGTCCCGGCGGCAGCACAGGACAATTCCGCATTCACCGGCCCGCGCGTCGAAGCCGTCGTCGGTTATGACAATCTTCGTGCCGGCAGCGACATCGACAACGATCTGCAGGGCAATATGGATGACCAGGACGCCGACGGCGTGACCTACGGCGCGGCTGTAGGTTACGACGTGGCCGTCGGCGGCGTCGTTCTGGGCGCAGAAGCCGAACTGACGGAATCCTCCGCAGGCGTGGACATCAATCCCGGCGGCGATCCCAACCTGTTCGGCCTGGGCAATGTCAATGCAGGCCGCGACATCTATGTCGGTGCCCGTGTCGGCGCGCTCGTCGGTGACCGTGCGCTGGTCTATGCGAAGGCCGGTTACACCAATGCCCGGTTCGACATCCAGGGTGCGCGCGGCAACGAAATCGACAGCCGCAGCCTCGACACCGACGGCTATCGCCTCGGCGCCGGTGCGGAATATGCTCTCACCGAAAACACCTTCGTAAAGCTGGAATACCGCTATTCCAACTATTCCGAAGGCGAGATCGATTTCGAGCGTGAAGACGTCGCCGACACCGATCGTTTCGACGTCGACACCGATCGTCACCAGATCATGGCGGGCGTCGGTTTCCGCTTCTGA
- the rlmN gene encoding 23S rRNA (adenine(2503)-C(2))-methyltransferase RlmN, producing MPDTAVMPIPGQVDPVPAPRDITPREDGRIDLLGLPKSRVRELFETAGLDPKQAKLRAKQVFHWLYHRGVTDFEAMTDIGKAMRPWMAKHFIVGRPNVVEAQVSNDGTRKWLLQTDDGHDFEMVFIPDADRGTLCVSSQVGCTLNCTFCHTGTMRLVRNLTPGEIVGQVMLARDALGEWPKGKMDFADDADEADYQSDGRLLTNIVMMGMGEPLYNFDNVRDALKLVMDGEGLALSKRRITLSTSGVVPMMERCGEEIGVNLAVSLHAVTKEIRDEIVPINRKYGIEELLQACADYPGASNARRITFEYVMLKDKNDSDDDARELVRLLREYDLLAKVNLIPFNPWPGSIYECSTPERIRAFSNIVFEGGISAPVRTPRGRDIDAACGQLKTAAEKKSRAQRDREAAQADAA from the coding sequence ATGCCCGATACAGCCGTCATGCCCATCCCCGGACAGGTCGATCCGGTCCCTGCCCCGCGCGATATCACTCCGCGTGAAGATGGGCGGATCGATCTGCTTGGCCTGCCCAAGTCGCGGGTCCGCGAACTTTTCGAGACTGCGGGCCTTGACCCCAAGCAGGCGAAACTGCGCGCGAAGCAGGTGTTTCACTGGCTCTACCACCGCGGCGTCACCGATTTCGAGGCGATGACCGACATCGGCAAGGCAATGCGTCCATGGATGGCAAAGCACTTCATCGTGGGAAGGCCCAATGTCGTCGAAGCGCAGGTTTCGAATGACGGAACCCGCAAGTGGCTGCTTCAGACCGACGACGGTCATGATTTCGAAATGGTGTTCATTCCCGATGCGGATCGCGGAACGCTCTGCGTGTCCAGCCAGGTCGGCTGCACGCTCAATTGCACCTTCTGCCACACGGGAACCATGCGGCTCGTCCGCAATCTCACGCCGGGCGAAATCGTCGGCCAGGTCATGCTGGCGCGCGACGCCCTTGGCGAATGGCCGAAGGGCAAGATGGATTTTGCCGACGATGCGGACGAGGCCGACTACCAGTCCGACGGCCGCCTGCTGACCAACATCGTCATGATGGGCATGGGCGAACCGCTCTACAATTTCGACAATGTCCGCGACGCGCTCAAACTGGTGATGGACGGCGAAGGCCTTGCGCTGAGCAAGAGGCGGATTACGCTTTCCACCAGCGGGGTCGTGCCGATGATGGAGCGCTGCGGAGAAGAGATCGGCGTCAATCTGGCCGTGTCCCTTCATGCGGTAACCAAGGAAATCCGCGACGAAATCGTGCCGATCAACCGGAAATACGGTATCGAGGAACTGCTGCAGGCCTGTGCCGATTATCCCGGCGCCTCCAATGCCCGCCGGATCACGTTCGAATATGTCATGCTGAAGGACAAGAACGACAGCGACGACGACGCCCGCGAACTGGTCCGCCTGCTGAGGGAATACGACCTGCTAGCCAAGGTCAATCTGATCCCGTTCAATCCGTGGCCGGGCAGCATCTACGAATGCTCCACCCCGGAACGGATCCGTGCGTTTTCGAATATCGTGTTCGAAGGCGGCATCAGTGCCCCCGTTCGTACTCCGCGAGGCAGGGACATCGACGCTGCGTGCGGTCAGTTGAAGACAGCTGCGGAGAAGAAGAGCCGGGCCCAGCGCGACAGGGAAGCGGCCCAAGCCGACGCCGCGTGA
- a CDS encoding class I SAM-dependent methyltransferase, with the protein MIWDQATLDYYEAAAPHYTASTAEFHHRHLDPFLELLPPNGDILELGCGCGLDASRMIHRGFRVDATDGAAAMVRKAEERFGISARVMRFDELAGKARYDAVWAHASLLHAPRDALPGILAKIYEALRPGGLHFANFKLGDKDHPDEGRDPLGRWTSLPSATWLHKQYGDAAFSIVQSDRYTGNGSDGVVREWLGLTVRKS; encoded by the coding sequence GTGATCTGGGACCAGGCAACCCTCGATTACTACGAGGCGGCTGCACCGCATTACACGGCGAGCACGGCGGAGTTTCATCACCGGCATCTCGATCCCTTTCTCGAGCTGCTCCCGCCGAATGGAGATATCCTTGAACTCGGGTGCGGATGCGGTCTCGATGCATCCCGCATGATTCATCGCGGCTTCCGCGTCGATGCGACGGACGGGGCCGCGGCCATGGTCCGCAAGGCTGAAGAACGCTTCGGCATATCGGCGCGGGTCATGCGGTTCGATGAGCTCGCCGGGAAGGCCCGGTACGATGCCGTCTGGGCGCACGCATCGCTGCTTCATGCACCGCGCGATGCCCTCCCCGGCATACTGGCAAAAATTTACGAAGCCCTGCGCCCCGGCGGCCTGCATTTCGCCAATTTCAAGCTGGGCGACAAGGACCATCCGGACGAGGGCCGCGATCCGCTGGGCCGCTGGACCAGCCTGCCCTCGGCAACCTGGTTGCACAAGCAGTATGGCGATGCCGCGTTCTCCATCGTCCAATCGGACCGTTACACCGGCAACGGAAGCGATGGTGTCGTTCGCGAATGGCTGGGCCTCACGGTCAGGAAATCATGA
- a CDS encoding MOSC domain-containing protein, whose protein sequence is MAGPHGQEIMMAGVTVRSICIGQPQPFNGAEMSAIAKLPVSGDAEIRDFGIVGDMVADTRVHGGIDMAIHHYPRDHYDWWREKLGPHPLLDSANAFGENIVATGLTESDVHIADRFRLGTAVLEVSQPRQPCWKIDHRFGVKGMAAEVVRSHRSGWYYRVLEEGFARAGDELHRIEKGHADWPVARVFAKIYDKESQPQRDELEAIAALEGLSDKLRDRVRKAIS, encoded by the coding sequence ATGGCTGGGCCTCACGGTCAGGAAATCATGATGGCCGGCGTGACCGTTCGATCGATCTGTATCGGCCAGCCGCAACCTTTCAATGGCGCGGAAATGAGTGCCATCGCGAAGCTGCCGGTCAGCGGCGATGCGGAAATTCGCGACTTCGGAATCGTGGGCGACATGGTTGCCGATACGCGGGTCCATGGCGGGATCGACATGGCGATCCATCATTATCCCCGGGACCATTACGACTGGTGGCGAGAAAAGCTGGGCCCTCACCCCTTGCTCGATAGCGCCAACGCCTTCGGGGAGAATATCGTCGCTACTGGACTGACGGAAAGCGATGTGCATATCGCGGACAGGTTCCGCCTGGGAACGGCGGTGCTGGAAGTCAGCCAGCCGCGCCAGCCCTGCTGGAAGATCGATCATCGTTTCGGCGTGAAAGGCATGGCGGCAGAGGTCGTGCGATCCCACCGGTCCGGCTGGTATTACCGCGTTCTGGAAGAGGGCTTCGCGAGAGCGGGCGACGAATTGCACCGGATTGAAAAAGGTCACGCGGATTGGCCGGTCGCGCGCGTTTTCGCCAAGATCTATGACAAGGAAAGTCAGCCGCAGCGCGACGAACTGGAGGCGATCGCTGCACTGGAGGGACTGTCCGACAAGCTACGCGACCGGGTGCGCAAGGCCATTTCCTGA